One Paraburkholderia kururiensis DNA window includes the following coding sequences:
- a CDS encoding glycosyltransferase family 2 protein, protein MHWQQTASHRAHRGKAVKLSVIVPTWRRTADLARCLAALAAQRRRADEVLVVARPDDHDTHAFLRAQETTLPLRVVWVREPGVVAAYNRGLDTATGDVLCFTDDDAAPHDDWLARIEAAFAADATLGGLGGRDVVHERGGVLQGHKAAVGLVRWYGRAIGNHHLGHGEPREVHVLKGVNMAFRRVAVGALRFDPRLRGSGAQVHCEMAFSLDVRRRGAKLVYDPALVVEHYPAPRGDEDQRFTFSDAAFYNASFNLRLIMCEHLSPPGRWAFVAYSSLIGNRADPGLARALSLALGRDGVALALRKWWVGLCAMRVAWHEAVHTRS, encoded by the coding sequence ATGCATTGGCAGCAGACAGCATCGCATAGAGCACACCGGGGAAAAGCCGTGAAACTGTCCGTGATCGTACCGACGTGGCGCCGCACCGCCGATCTGGCGCGCTGCCTCGCCGCCCTCGCCGCACAGCGCCGCCGCGCCGACGAGGTGCTGGTGGTGGCACGCCCGGACGATCACGACACGCATGCCTTTTTACGCGCGCAGGAGACCACCTTGCCGTTGCGCGTGGTGTGGGTTCGGGAGCCGGGCGTCGTGGCCGCGTACAACCGCGGCCTCGATACGGCCACGGGCGACGTGCTCTGCTTCACCGACGACGACGCCGCTCCGCATGACGACTGGCTCGCACGCATCGAAGCCGCGTTTGCGGCAGACGCGACGCTGGGCGGCCTGGGCGGGCGCGACGTCGTGCACGAACGCGGCGGCGTGCTGCAAGGACATAAAGCGGCGGTGGGCCTCGTGCGCTGGTATGGGCGCGCCATCGGCAACCACCATCTGGGGCATGGCGAGCCGCGCGAAGTGCATGTGTTGAAGGGCGTGAACATGGCGTTCCGGCGCGTGGCAGTCGGCGCATTGCGTTTCGATCCGCGCCTGCGCGGCAGCGGCGCGCAGGTGCACTGCGAGATGGCGTTCAGTCTCGACGTGCGCCGCCGCGGCGCGAAGCTCGTCTACGACCCGGCGCTCGTGGTGGAACACTACCCCGCGCCGCGCGGCGACGAAGACCAGCGCTTCACGTTCAGCGACGCGGCGTTCTACAACGCGTCCTTCAATCTCAGACTCATCATGTGCGAACACCTGTCGCCGCCTGGCCGCTGGGCGTTCGTCGCTTACTCGTCACTGATAGGCAACCGCGCGGATCCGGGGCTTGCGCGCGCGTTGTCACTTGCGTTGGGGCGCGACGGGGTCGCGCTCGCGTTGCGCAAGTGGTGGGTCGGCCTGTGCGCCATGCGCGTTGCGTGGCATGAGGCCGTGCACACAAGAAGCTGA
- a CDS encoding polysaccharide biosynthesis/export family protein, protein MKIRTLAACSAAMALCACALAPGPYLDSKRLDDSVQAQQEADRFPVQPIDVAWFRDLAKKETAAVNESACPLTCLTPATRGQYQYRVGINDQLTIIVWDHPELTGASFGSASGTAPLPQGYAGYGAGGPAASAGGEGAGSPIANGTAPAVGGGGEAGLTVRIAADGTFFFPRVGRVQARGKSAADIQHELTQRLAKTIRDPQIDVRVSGFNSQIVQVTGSVRAPVAESITDLPLSVIDAINRAGGAQADADLQNVGVTRNGKRYTIDVAALLDTGDPQQNVLLKDGDIVDVPDRANSRVFVLGEVAKPTSLPMNRGKLTLADALTGAGSLDVKTGDPHFVYVIRGADKLLNPVTRDTVINSRTLTPTVFRLDMTQVDALLLMTKFDLQPKDVVYVQVASSARFNRALQQITPTLETLFFTRQLTR, encoded by the coding sequence ATGAAGATCAGAACACTCGCCGCGTGCAGCGCGGCCATGGCGCTTTGTGCCTGCGCACTCGCGCCCGGACCGTATCTGGACAGCAAACGGCTCGACGATAGCGTGCAGGCGCAACAGGAAGCCGACCGCTTCCCGGTGCAGCCCATCGACGTCGCGTGGTTCCGCGACCTCGCGAAGAAGGAGACGGCGGCGGTCAACGAATCGGCATGCCCGCTCACCTGCCTCACGCCTGCCACGCGCGGCCAGTATCAGTACCGCGTGGGCATCAACGACCAGCTCACCATCATCGTCTGGGACCACCCGGAACTCACGGGCGCGAGCTTCGGCAGCGCGTCGGGCACAGCGCCGCTGCCGCAAGGCTATGCCGGATACGGTGCGGGCGGCCCGGCGGCCTCTGCGGGCGGCGAAGGCGCGGGCAGCCCCATCGCCAACGGCACGGCGCCCGCGGTGGGCGGCGGTGGCGAGGCCGGGCTCACGGTGCGCATCGCCGCGGACGGCACGTTCTTCTTCCCGCGCGTGGGCCGTGTGCAGGCGCGCGGCAAGAGCGCCGCGGACATTCAGCACGAACTCACGCAGCGGCTCGCGAAGACCATTCGCGACCCGCAGATCGACGTGCGCGTGTCGGGCTTCAACAGCCAGATCGTGCAGGTGACGGGCAGCGTGCGCGCACCGGTGGCCGAATCGATCACGGACCTGCCGCTTTCGGTGATCGACGCGATCAACCGCGCAGGCGGCGCACAGGCCGATGCCGATCTGCAGAACGTGGGCGTGACGCGCAACGGCAAGCGCTACACCATCGACGTGGCGGCCCTGCTCGACACGGGCGACCCGCAACAGAACGTGCTGCTCAAAGACGGCGACATCGTCGACGTGCCCGACCGCGCGAACAGCCGCGTATTCGTGCTGGGCGAAGTGGCGAAGCCCACCTCGCTGCCGATGAACCGCGGCAAGCTCACGCTCGCCGACGCGCTTACAGGCGCCGGCAGCCTCGACGTGAAGACGGGCGACCCGCACTTCGTCTACGTGATTCGCGGTGCGGACAAGCTGCTAAACCCCGTGACGCGCGACACCGTCATCAACTCGCGCACGCTCACGCCCACGGTGTTCCGGCTCGACATGACCCAGGTGGACGCGCTCTTGCTGATGACGAAGTTCGACCTGCAGCCGAAGGACGTGGTGTACGTGCAGGTGGCGAGCTCGGCGCGCTTCAACCGTGCGCTCCAGCAGATCACGCCCACCCTCGAAACGCTGTTCTTCACCCGCCAGCTCACGCGCTAA
- a CDS encoding polysaccharide biosynthesis tyrosine autokinase, with product MSTYETLEHAPAGSDEDAVMRDLLRIIGEQIGWVIGIAGCVILAAVIYAHLATRIYSADALIQVEPAANNANSTSQALASLVPSAGAMRTDAEIEIIKSRAVVEPVVEQFKLNFSAAPKTMPFLGKLTAFFAHPGEPLPAWFGMDSYAWGGEQFAVDSITVPKSLEGVRLTLRALGDGRYTLVDPYGKALLAGVAGERATENGISILVSTLVARPGTEFYVTRANQLDAVAGLASGLQVMEKGRETGVVQLSYMGTDPHAITAITNAVAASYLKERTERAQEEASRMLAFLNSELPRVRDEVHRAETALSGYQQRVGSFQPTQEAGMYLSGGLEYEKHIAELRIARAQLLQRFTSDSPEVKTLDAQLEALSREKARFEDHFKTLPGSEREAMSLQRDAKVAEEIYVALLNKIQELSISRAGTIGNVHIVDDALLPSSPVRPKAALIISAGSVLGVIAGIVFAYCRRTFFTGVSDPEFVERRYQLPIFGAIPLSLEQARSDRIALSTSRATLVQGAAARHGLPALPAGLARLIRPPHMAGAAGAATAPVQVSLPTGTQTVMPAARPALRPLLVKTHPFDTSVEGLRGLRATLQFGLIDAPNRVVAVTSPAPSDGKSFLCANLAALLAESGKRVLLIDADLRRGRLAQYLGRSPNGGLTELLTGQMDLEEAARATGVDGLHFIAAGAYPPNPSEILTSARFVDILSRFEQQFDLVIVDTPPLLAVADAAIVANIAGSTVLVMRAGAHTERNIAESLKKLRRARARVIGGVMNAMPLKHGGRYGTYDYAYAYTYTAGGPTDGKTH from the coding sequence ATGAGCACTTACGAAACATTGGAGCACGCCCCGGCGGGAAGCGACGAAGACGCCGTGATGCGCGACCTCCTGCGCATCATCGGCGAACAGATCGGCTGGGTGATCGGCATTGCGGGCTGCGTGATTCTCGCGGCCGTGATCTACGCGCATCTCGCCACGCGCATCTATTCGGCCGACGCGCTGATCCAGGTGGAGCCCGCCGCCAACAACGCGAACAGCACCTCGCAGGCGCTCGCCTCGCTCGTGCCGTCCGCGGGCGCGATGCGCACCGACGCCGAGATCGAGATCATCAAAAGCCGCGCGGTGGTGGAGCCCGTGGTGGAGCAGTTCAAGCTCAACTTCAGCGCGGCACCGAAGACGATGCCGTTCCTCGGCAAGCTCACCGCGTTCTTTGCGCACCCCGGCGAGCCGCTGCCGGCATGGTTCGGTATGGATTCCTACGCATGGGGCGGCGAGCAGTTCGCCGTGGATTCGATCACGGTGCCGAAGTCGCTGGAAGGCGTGCGGCTCACGCTGCGTGCGCTGGGCGACGGCCGCTACACGTTGGTCGACCCCTACGGCAAGGCGCTGCTCGCAGGCGTGGCCGGCGAACGCGCAACGGAAAACGGCATCTCCATCCTCGTGAGCACGCTCGTGGCACGCCCGGGCACCGAGTTTTACGTGACGCGCGCGAACCAGCTCGACGCCGTGGCCGGACTCGCCTCCGGGCTGCAGGTGATGGAAAAAGGCCGCGAAACCGGCGTGGTGCAGCTTTCGTACATGGGCACCGACCCGCACGCCATCACCGCCATCACGAACGCCGTGGCTGCGTCGTATCTCAAGGAACGCACCGAGCGCGCGCAGGAAGAAGCGAGCCGCATGCTCGCGTTCCTCAACAGCGAACTGCCGCGCGTGCGCGACGAAGTGCATCGCGCGGAAACGGCGCTCTCGGGATACCAGCAACGTGTGGGTTCGTTCCAGCCCACGCAGGAAGCGGGCATGTACCTCTCGGGCGGGCTCGAATACGAGAAGCACATCGCCGAGCTGCGCATTGCGCGCGCCCAGTTGCTGCAACGCTTCACGAGCGACAGCCCCGAAGTGAAGACGCTCGACGCGCAGCTCGAGGCGCTCTCGCGCGAGAAGGCGCGCTTCGAAGACCACTTCAAGACGCTGCCCGGTTCCGAGCGCGAAGCGATGTCGCTGCAGCGCGACGCGAAGGTGGCCGAAGAAATCTACGTGGCGCTGCTCAACAAGATCCAGGAGCTTTCCATTTCGCGCGCAGGCACGATCGGCAACGTGCATATCGTCGACGATGCGCTGCTGCCCTCCTCGCCCGTGCGGCCGAAGGCGGCGCTCATCATCTCGGCGGGCAGCGTGCTCGGCGTGATTGCCGGCATCGTGTTCGCGTACTGCCGCCGCACGTTCTTTACCGGCGTGAGCGACCCCGAGTTCGTGGAGCGGCGTTATCAGTTGCCCATCTTCGGCGCGATTCCCCTCTCGCTCGAACAGGCGCGCAGCGACCGCATTGCGCTCAGCACGAGCCGCGCGACGCTGGTGCAGGGCGCAGCAGCGCGGCATGGTCTGCCGGCGCTGCCGGCGGGGCTCGCGCGATTGATCCGCCCGCCGCACATGGCCGGCGCCGCGGGGGCCGCGACGGCGCCCGTGCAGGTGTCGCTGCCCACCGGCACGCAAACGGTGATGCCGGCGGCGCGGCCCGCGCTGCGTCCGCTGCTCGTGAAGACGCACCCGTTCGATACCTCGGTGGAAGGCCTGCGCGGGCTGCGCGCGACGCTTCAGTTCGGTCTGATCGATGCGCCGAACCGCGTGGTCGCCGTGACGAGCCCCGCGCCGTCGGACGGCAAGAGCTTCCTTTGCGCAAACCTCGCGGCGCTGCTCGCGGAATCCGGCAAGCGCGTGCTGCTGATCGACGCCGACCTGCGGCGCGGGCGGCTCGCGCAATACCTGGGCCGCTCGCCGAACGGCGGGCTCACCGAACTACTGACGGGCCAGATGGATCTGGAAGAAGCCGCACGCGCCACGGGCGTGGACGGGCTGCACTTCATCGCGGCCGGTGCCTATCCGCCGAATCCGTCGGAGATCCTCACCTCGGCGCGCTTCGTCGATATCCTGTCGCGTTTCGAGCAGCAGTTCGACCTCGTGATCGTGGATACCCCGCCGCTTCTCGCGGTGGCCGATGCGGCGATCGTGGCGAACATCGCGGGATCGACGGTGCTCGTGATGCGGGCAGGCGCGCACACGGAACGCAACATCGCGGAGTCGCTCAAGAAACTGCGGCGCGCCCGCGCACGCGTGATCGGCGGCGTGATGAACGCGATGCCGCTCAAGCACGGCGGCCGCTACGGCACCTACGACTACGCGTATGCGTACACCTACACGGCCGGCGGGCCGACGGACGGCAAAACGCATTGA
- a CDS encoding helix-turn-helix domain-containing protein, giving the protein MNAEPFNGGFPDIASAWMLLQRQILLKPIRSEADYQRMLRLAGQLTAQINGNADSPLADLVGVVKDLIQVWETHRVSLPKAAPREVLRELLRTHGLKQKDLADIASPTVISDILAGRRAISKNVAKALAERFHTDVGIFI; this is encoded by the coding sequence ATGAACGCAGAACCTTTTAACGGGGGCTTCCCCGATATCGCGAGTGCATGGATGCTGTTGCAACGGCAGATCCTGCTCAAGCCGATACGCAGCGAGGCCGACTATCAGCGCATGCTGCGCCTCGCAGGCCAGCTCACGGCGCAGATCAACGGCAATGCCGACAGTCCGCTCGCGGACCTCGTCGGCGTGGTGAAGGATTTGATCCAGGTATGGGAGACGCATCGCGTCTCGCTGCCCAAGGCGGCGCCGCGCGAGGTGCTGCGCGAATTGCTGCGCACGCATGGGCTCAAGCAGAAGGACCTCGCCGACATCGCATCCCCCACCGTGATCAGCGATATCCTCGCAGGACGCCGCGCCATCAGCAAGAACGTCGCCAAGGCGCTCGCCGAGCGCTTTCATACGGACGTCGGCATCTTTATCTGA
- a CDS encoding glycosyltransferase family 4 protein, with the protein MKVAIVHDWLVQPGGAEKVLEQIIRCFPDADLFSLVDFLEDRTPVCGKPVTTSFIQHLPFAQRRYRAYLPLMPLAVEQFDLSPYDLVITSSYAVAKGVLVGPDQTHVSYVHSPMRYAWDLQHAYLREAHLEHGPKSWAARALLHYLRGWDARSANGVDRLIANSHFVARRMMKTYRREATVIAPPVDVDRFEPCSAKEDFYLTASRMVPYKRIDLIVEAFSLVPERRLVVIGDGPGFAAIRDKAGPNVTVLGYQPFEVLKDHMRRAKAFVFAAEEDFGIVAVEAQACGTPVIAYGKGGALETVVPLGEPQPTGVHFGTQSVASLLEAVDRFEREQSQISAAACRANAERFSAAAFRRAFMVEVTRAIAAARAGLHGGYAGHAAHAGYERFEHGERAQAYEGYAGYEARERMTDSEPSFDVRQAPANPRDAVSGSVAGRMWGR; encoded by the coding sequence ATGAAAGTCGCGATCGTGCACGACTGGCTCGTGCAGCCGGGCGGCGCGGAGAAGGTGCTGGAGCAGATCATCCGGTGTTTTCCCGACGCGGACCTGTTCAGCCTCGTCGACTTTCTCGAGGACCGCACGCCCGTGTGCGGCAAGCCGGTCACGACGTCTTTCATCCAGCATCTGCCGTTCGCGCAGCGCCGCTATCGCGCGTATCTGCCGCTCATGCCGCTCGCCGTCGAGCAGTTCGATCTTTCGCCTTACGACCTCGTCATCACGAGTTCCTATGCGGTGGCCAAGGGCGTGCTGGTGGGTCCGGACCAGACCCATGTGAGCTATGTGCATTCGCCCATGCGCTACGCGTGGGACCTTCAGCACGCGTATCTGCGCGAGGCGCATCTCGAGCACGGCCCGAAGTCGTGGGCGGCGCGCGCGCTGCTGCATTACCTGCGCGGCTGGGATGCACGTTCCGCGAACGGCGTGGACCGGCTGATCGCGAATTCGCATTTCGTGGCCCGCCGCATGATGAAGACGTATCGACGCGAGGCAACGGTGATCGCGCCGCCCGTGGACGTCGATCGGTTCGAGCCGTGCAGCGCGAAGGAAGATTTCTATCTGACCGCCTCGCGCATGGTGCCGTACAAGCGCATCGACCTCATCGTCGAAGCGTTTTCGCTCGTGCCCGAACGCCGGCTCGTCGTGATCGGCGATGGACCCGGTTTTGCGGCGATCCGCGACAAGGCCGGTCCCAACGTGACGGTGCTCGGCTATCAGCCGTTCGAAGTGCTCAAGGACCACATGCGGCGCGCGAAAGCGTTCGTGTTCGCCGCCGAAGAAGACTTCGGCATTGTGGCCGTGGAGGCCCAGGCGTGCGGCACGCCCGTGATCGCCTATGGCAAGGGCGGCGCGCTGGAAACGGTCGTCCCGCTCGGCGAGCCGCAACCCACGGGCGTGCATTTCGGCACGCAGAGCGTGGCGTCGCTGCTCGAGGCCGTGGACCGCTTCGAGCGCGAGCAATCGCAGATCAGCGCCGCGGCGTGCCGCGCGAATGCCGAGCGTTTCAGCGCAGCGGCCTTCCGGCGCGCCTTCATGGTGGAAGTGACGCGCGCCATCGCGGCGGCCCGAGCCGGCCTGCACGGCGGCTACGCGGGCCATGCAGCCCATGCAGGCTACGAACGCTTTGAGCACGGCGAGCGCGCGCAGGCTTACGAGGGCTACGCGGGTTACGAGGCCCGCGAAAGAATGACGGACTCCGAACCGAGTTTCGACGTGAGGCAGGCGCCGGCCAACCCTCGCGATGCAGTAAGCGGCAGCGTGGCAGGTCGCATGTGGGGCCGCTGA
- a CDS encoding glycosyltransferase family 4 protein, protein MNASELRGAAHGLPQAQPSAAASSMGSSVGALLAGLKAKSTVLFVDQSGQLGGAEFSLLPLAQAFAARGAVLLLSDGPFRERLASLGVNVSVASEARVSGISKEALRFRWLFALPAIVRQVRAIAEAAKRYDVLFLNTQKALVLGALGKPLHRRPVIWHLHDIMSTDHFGSMQLLAVKFIARHLVDHVVANSRASAQSLASLTGIPLAAIPVVHNGIDTHAFANVDSADPGTLRRRLGLPEDAWLAGLFGRLAPWKGQHIAIAALPRLPDVHLVLVGAALFGEDDYAQRLRRQALRLGVADRVHFAGFRDDMAAWMKAMDVILHTSTEPEPFGRVIIEGMAAGRPVIAAGAGGVKEIVRHRQNGWLVAPGDRRALVDAIETLRAAPELAQRLAEQALIDTQRYFSLDVYVEQMTRAIGCVSP, encoded by the coding sequence ATGAATGCATCCGAACTCCGTGGCGCAGCTCATGGGTTGCCGCAGGCGCAGCCGTCGGCGGCTGCTTCGTCGATGGGCTCGTCAGTCGGCGCGCTGCTGGCCGGCCTCAAGGCGAAGTCGACCGTGCTCTTCGTCGATCAGAGCGGGCAACTGGGCGGCGCCGAATTTTCGCTGCTGCCGCTCGCCCAGGCGTTCGCCGCGCGCGGCGCGGTGCTCTTGCTCTCGGACGGCCCGTTTCGCGAGCGGCTTGCGTCGCTCGGCGTGAACGTGAGCGTGGCGAGCGAGGCGCGCGTGTCGGGCATCAGCAAGGAAGCGCTGCGCTTTCGCTGGCTCTTCGCGCTGCCCGCCATCGTGCGCCAGGTGCGCGCCATCGCCGAGGCAGCGAAGCGCTACGACGTGCTGTTCCTCAACACGCAGAAAGCGCTCGTACTGGGCGCGCTGGGCAAGCCGCTGCACAGGCGGCCCGTCATCTGGCATCTGCACGACATCATGTCGACCGACCACTTTGGGTCCATGCAGCTGCTCGCGGTGAAGTTCATCGCGCGCCATCTCGTCGATCACGTGGTGGCCAATTCGCGGGCCTCCGCGCAGTCGCTCGCCTCGCTCACGGGCATTCCGCTCGCGGCGATTCCGGTCGTGCACAACGGTATCGATACGCACGCGTTCGCGAACGTGGACAGCGCCGATCCCGGCACGCTGCGCCGCCGCCTCGGCCTGCCCGAGGACGCGTGGCTCGCCGGTCTCTTCGGACGGCTGGCGCCGTGGAAGGGTCAGCACATCGCCATCGCCGCGCTGCCGCGGCTGCCGGACGTGCATCTCGTGCTGGTAGGCGCGGCGCTCTTCGGCGAAGACGACTACGCGCAACGGCTGCGCCGCCAGGCGCTACGACTCGGCGTGGCCGACCGCGTGCACTTCGCGGGCTTTCGCGACGACATGGCCGCGTGGATGAAAGCGATGGACGTGATCCTGCATACCTCGACGGAGCCTGAGCCGTTCGGGCGCGTGATCATCGAAGGGATGGCGGCGGGCAGGCCCGTGATTGCGGCGGGCGCGGGCGGCGTGAAAGAGATCGTGCGGCACCGCCAGAACGGCTGGCTGGTGGCGCCGGGCGACCGCCGGGCGTTGGTGGATGCGATCGAGACGCTGCGCGCCGCGCCCGAACTCGCGCAGCGGCTCGCCGAACAGGCGCTCATCGATACGCAGCGCTATTTCTCGCTCGACGTCTATGTCGAGCAGATGACCCGCGCAATCGGCTGCGTGAGTCCTTGA
- the rpiA gene encoding ribose-5-phosphate isomerase RpiA yields MTQDELKQLVGQAAADYVNANVPEGAVIGVGTGSTANCFIDALAATKHRYRGAVSSSVATTARLQQHGIKVFDLNEIESLPVYVDGADEIDHRGAMIKGGGGALTREKIVASVADVFVCIADASKRVDVLGQFPLPIEVVPMARTAIGRRVAAIGGVPVLRVAKDGTPFITDNGKEILDVKGLAISDPCGLEAVINAWPGVVTVGLFAQRGADLCLLGTETGVQTITYAKH; encoded by the coding sequence ATGACTCAAGACGAACTCAAGCAACTGGTCGGCCAGGCCGCCGCCGACTACGTGAACGCCAACGTGCCCGAAGGGGCCGTGATCGGCGTGGGCACCGGCTCCACGGCGAACTGCTTCATCGACGCGCTCGCCGCCACGAAGCACCGCTATCGCGGCGCGGTGTCGAGCTCCGTGGCCACCACGGCGCGGTTGCAGCAGCACGGCATCAAGGTGTTCGACCTCAACGAGATCGAGTCGCTGCCCGTGTACGTGGACGGCGCCGACGAAATCGACCATCGCGGCGCCATGATCAAGGGCGGCGGCGGGGCGCTCACGCGCGAGAAGATCGTGGCCTCCGTGGCAGACGTGTTCGTCTGCATCGCGGACGCTTCGAAGCGCGTGGACGTGCTCGGCCAGTTCCCGCTGCCCATCGAGGTCGTGCCGATGGCGCGCACCGCGATCGGCCGCCGCGTTGCGGCGATCGGCGGCGTGCCCGTGCTGCGCGTGGCGAAAGACGGCACGCCGTTCATCACCGACAACGGCAAGGAAATTCTCGACGTGAAGGGCCTCGCCATCAGCGACCCGTGCGGCCTGGAAGCCGTCATCAACGCATGGCCCGGTGTCGTGACCGTCGGCCTGTTCGCGCAGCGCGGTGCGGACCTGTGCCTGCTCGGCACCGAAACCGGCGTTCAAACCATCACTTACGCGAAGCACTGA
- the rlmB gene encoding 23S rRNA (guanosine(2251)-2'-O)-methyltransferase RlmB, with the protein MSRLKVLYGFHAVTARLRHDASSVEDVYYDATRRDRRMTDFLHVAKEAGVRLIAADETRLWGLARTERHQGVVARAGDLPLAQNLAELLDGIQGTALLLVLDGVTDPHNLGACLRVADAAGAHAIIAPRDRSAGLNATAAKVASGAADTVPYITVTNLARALRELKEAGVWVVGTAGDAPASLYDTKLDGPVAIVMGAEGEGMRRLTRDTCDEVMQIPMAGTVESLNVSVASGVCLFEAVRQRRAKTGA; encoded by the coding sequence ATGTCACGTCTCAAGGTTCTATACGGGTTTCACGCGGTTACCGCGCGGCTGCGCCACGATGCATCGTCAGTCGAAGATGTCTATTACGACGCCACGCGGCGCGACCGTCGCATGACGGACTTCCTGCATGTCGCGAAGGAAGCGGGCGTCCGGCTGATTGCCGCCGACGAAACGCGCCTCTGGGGACTCGCGCGCACGGAGCGCCATCAAGGTGTGGTGGCACGCGCGGGCGACCTGCCGCTGGCGCAGAACCTGGCCGAACTGCTCGACGGCATTCAGGGCACGGCGCTGCTGCTCGTGCTGGACGGCGTCACCGACCCGCACAATCTGGGCGCCTGCCTGCGCGTGGCCGACGCCGCCGGCGCGCACGCCATCATCGCGCCGCGCGACCGTTCGGCGGGTCTGAACGCAACCGCGGCCAAGGTGGCGAGCGGCGCCGCGGATACGGTCCCGTACATCACGGTCACGAACCTCGCGCGCGCATTGCGCGAGTTGAAGGAAGCGGGCGTGTGGGTAGTGGGCACCGCGGGCGACGCGCCGGCCAGCCTCTACGACACGAAGCTCGACGGTCCCGTCGCGATCGTGATGGGCGCCGAAGGCGAAGGCATGCGCCGCCTCACGCGCGACACCTGCGACGAAGTCATGCAGATTCCGATGGCGGGCACGGTGGAAAGCCTCAACGTGTCGGTGGCCTCCGGCGTGTGTCTGTTCGAGGCGGTCCGGCAGCGGCGCGCGAAGACGGGCGCCTGA